tgttgttttcttttctttgtttcaacTCACCGTCATTAAATTGTATGTCAGGTGTAGATATTGCTCCCAAAACGTGAATGCGATACCTTGTGGGAAGTTTGGAAGTCCTTGTTGGACAAAATAATCGCATTTTGATCGAATATCCTGTAACGAATAACTCTGTAGGTTTCAGGAAATTGTTGAAATCAGATGCTACCTACCTTAATCATTTCAATTATAACTGGCGTATCCGTGAGACCGGTCAGGTAGAACGGAATCTGTGAATAGGCCAATGGCTCAGCGGGCGGAACTAGTAGTGAGGCATTTTTGTCAGCTATTGACCATTTTGGTGGCGTTGGATAGAACGATGCTTGAGACACGTAATACCTACAACATTATAACGACTAAAAATATAAAGTAGTATTATATTGAGAGAATAATGGAGATTAAAAAACTCTAGGATCCTTCATGACAATGACAGTATTGAAACATTATGTATACCTCCAAGGGGCCGTCGTTTCGTCTACGTATTATCTAGCATTTAAACTTTTCACATCTTAGCGATTTTAATTAGATAAACCAAGGTGAAAACACATATTTATGTTACTATTACTTCATTTTATAAAGAAATGCCATTCAACTCAAAGGAATTCAGGtgccttttatttttcatatagTAGACAACAGGAATTTATATacagaaaactttaaaaactgTTTTCCTCTGGAATTTTGGATTCCTAGGACTATGGATGAAAAACGACTCACATCATGTTATCTTGGTTGTACCAAGCTgtcaaataattgaaaaagcCGTCTGGATTGATCGTTTGCATGTCGTCAACCAGCCGTATCTTGCCTACCTAAAAATGACGCCAAtaccgaaaagaaaaaaagaaactgaaacaatttctaacaaaaagTAGACACCACGTACCCTTCCTTCGCACTGATATTTATTCCCCACACTACATATGAGGCGGTGTGCAATCAGAGCGTCTTCACTGACATTACCTTTCAACTCACCATCGGTAAGATTGAAccttaaaaaagcaaaattcaaACGCAAAAATGGGACTTCTCTAATTTCTACGTAACATGAACAATATACGCATTCGAAAAATCGGACATAAGTTTTCTTTACGAAATACAATGCGAGcagtattcaaaaaaaaaaaaaaaaaaaaactcactttccCAGCGCCATCTCATCGTCGTACGCTTTCTGAATGCTAGCCAGCCAATCCCTCATCATCCCCAGCCAGTATTTTTCCGATGGTTCCCCGGACTTCGTCTTGATCACAAACTTGGATGAAGCTAAATATGTTGCTTTTATATGAAAAATGGTGTGCGCAACGCAAAGTGCGCAAAGGGCTCTTTCTTAGTGAAAAGTCCTATAAGCACCTATCGCTGTTCTGTAGTTGTCGATCTGGTGTTGTTGTCGTGCATAGTCGATGTTTGGACCCTTGATTACAGCGAACATAGGATAGAAACTGAAAGAGAGAGTGTAGAAGGAAAAGTAGATACCATAGGAGGTATAGTTTCCTCTGTGGTGGATTTGCTTCTCTTCTCCTTCCTTTTTGGGAAGGAAATAACTATGGATGCACTTGATAAGAATCGACAGCATGACAAGTGATCGTATAGTCTTAGTTTTGCTAGTATTTCAACCATTTCGAACTCACCTAAAGTATTTATCCCTGGCTTGAAGGAACTTTGCCGGTGCTGTATGCTCTGGTAGAACATCGCTAAGTTCCAGTCCTATCGCACCTCGCTGCATTccaatgaaagagaaaaagagtagCACTAATGAGCCGCCGATGACAAAGATCTGAAAGCGCTACGTTTGAATGGTCACATTTGAAAGCACAACAAATATGATGCAGCAGTATTAAGACAAGAACCGATAACACTCGCCTTCGTACATTTCTTGGTAATGAACggaatgtaatattttttaataagTGAGTGAAGTGAAAGCGGCTCGGGTTCTGgttcttcttccatttctttgtaTGACATCATTCTTGGCATCGGTTCACCGATAGTGCGTTTTTCctggaaggaaaaaggatGTAAATAAAACATAACGACATGAACCTCCTTATGCAACACCTGGTAATGAGGTTTGGTTATCATCGAATAGGCTTCCTGCCGGGATTCGCCACGAAGACAACAGAACACATCTCGCATACCAGCCTTTCGACGCCGGAGATCGATGGAGATTATTGCCTGCGAAAAAAGATGCATCAGAACTATATGCTTATGTTCTCACTCATGTTCAAATCAGTCAAACGAACTTTCACATcataaaaagacaaaaagaatGAACTTACAGGATATAAAGTGAGAATGGCAATAAAGTTGAATGTAAGTAATATAGAGCTCTGAGCACAGAAAGACCGTAACGCTGGTATGGGCAGCATTGTACCTGAAAACTTATTACAATAAAATGGCAAGCAAATGTGAGTAAATTAGGGAAAACCGTAGGAAATGAGTGATAGTCTGAGAATGGACGAAATTTCCAAACCAACCTGCTAAGAATGACAGTATATTGTTGATTGATGTGCAGAGGATGGACATTCCCGTCTCTCGCATAAGTATTCCGATTTCATGTTGATTGGTTAGTGACATGACATCATGATAGTTATGTAGTAACATGAACATATTATCGACACCAATACCAAGAGTAAGGAATGGTACGATCTGAAAACagagacttttttaaaatttttccttattaaatgaagaatttattcACCTGAGTAGTAGCTGCATTGAATTCAATGCCAAACCATGTGGCTAAGCCAAGTCCAGAGACTGATGCGAATGTTACTGTTAGTACACCGGCGAGAGCAAGTCCCATGCACGATTGCGATGAAGGAAGGCAACCATCTCTCTTCATTTGAGTGAAAATTGCATACacaagctgaaaaaaagcccACAGTACAAAACGGAGATCACTCAAAGGACATTCCCCTCAAGTCTACTATCTCAGAAGTAATTGCAGTTTTTGAGTAAAAGAATGGATATCCAAGCGGACAAATAGCAGTGTTATTCTTGGTTTGTGATTAATGACATAAATGCAGCGTCAGCCACCTGCAGGACATCGTATACAACCACCCAAACTAATTCACATCAATTAGGTCCGAGAGAACTTACCATTAATCCATAACCAACGAAGATGATCTTGTAGTTGAACTGGCAGAACTCCTCCAACATATCAGCTATAGATGTTGAAGCGAGTGGATGAATAGTTCGACGTTCAAAACCCTTAAATTCGGAACAGGACCATATTTTACCAGCAATTACCtagtacaacaaaaaaaaaactaacttctTCATCAAAATTCGCTTTGTGTTTGTACAGCATTTGTGTGAAATTGCGTTGCCATTGTTGGATCACCTCTTGAGCTAACTTTTCATTCCACCGTGTCTGATCCAAATCCGGTTTAGCCATTGGAAGATCTCCCTATAGAACAAGAGATTTTTGGAGACAAACGATGCAAAATCGTTTTCTCTGACGCTCACTTTCTGTTTGAATCGCAGAAACACGTCATTGGGGCTTGCTACCAAGAAAACACTTTGCAAAGCATCAGCAGACTGCATGTCGACCCCTCTGCCTTGTCGTTTTACTCCTCCAAGAATCATATCTTCCGGCCAGTGCAGCACCCCCGCAGCGAAACCAGGACACCCACCCGACATGACGTGAGCGTAGTCGGGGAAACGTGGATACTCCGACTAAAATTGAACACAACATGACTCAAAGGACACGAAAATTACTGAGAACATGGTGGATGCATACCTCTTGCAGAAAATCGGCCCATTTATCAAGGTTTGCGAACATCCAACGCATCATTGGTCCTCGATATTTTTTACAATCTGAAAAACACCTAGGAGTCACAAATCGAACcacataaaaatgaaagtgagATCTCAAGAGAAGtattccaaaaattcaaaaacgaaTAAAGGAAGTATCAGACTGCCGTTTTCATGAGCAAAATAAATCGCACCTTCTGCAGCGGCTCTTTCTGCTTTGGCCTTCTTTTCCGCTTCTTCTTGAGCGGTGACAGCTGCAAGAATTTCTGGATTGATAGGCACCGGAATCTCAGTCTCATTCCTATTCAAAGCGTCCTCATCAATTGTCACTCCATCTATGCTTCGTCTTCTTCTACGTCGTCTACCTCCAATATCTAAACAAACAATCATGCAATCATCTCTGTCTATTAAAACAACTTCCAGAAATTGACCTCATCtttaaaaagataagaatGAATAGCACTTACTGAACattgaaaacaaatcaaattcGTAGACGTCGTGCGAGAAGTCATCTGGTACCATAGtgatattgttgttgttggcaTATTCACGAAATTTTGCAAGAAGTGGGCAAACATCATAGTAGTTTGGAGACATTTTAGGACATTCTGGATCGAGGGGATTCATGCATGGTCTGTCGAGGTATCCGTGGCCAAGACCAGcctaaaattaaatattccTAATAGGCATACAGTCAGATCATCTTAGACGAACTCTGTGCGCGTAGGTAGTAGAAAACtggttgaaaataattttgcacttttctctAACTTGAAGAGGCATCAAAAAAAGTTCACTAACCCTCTCAAAGAATGTGTGATGCGAGCCAAGGTTGAACATCCGATGAATCTCATTAATGACGTCCATAGGGTCAAAATCAGTCCATTGGATATACTTCCTATTTGGTATTGATTTCAGCCAAGCCAGCACAGATAGATCTCTTAAAGTACTCATAATTGCAACGATacgaaaaacttgaaaaaaaaccatgccatgtgaaaaaattcttggatttCTGAAGTAGCATAGCCCACTCACTTTGTCTCTATCggtggatgtggtccaagagCTTTAGCGCCTTCCCAAAAACAGTCAATCGGGGTGATCCAGATGCATGGCACAATTCTTTCGATCACATCAGCCATTTCGGCAGCGATGCCATCTAATTCCGGTGGAGCAGGCTTGAAGCATATGTCGGATAATGACCAACTGCTAAAATTAAGTCCCGATGAGACCGTATAAATTTGATCTTTATCACACccataatacatacatataaagAAATTCAGGTAGTGACGATCTCACAGGTTACAGTCCCTTCACAATGATATAAATAAACTTTTCCTTTCCATCACAATGTTCTCATGACCACactgtttgcaaaaaaaaaaacacgtgcAAGTGTAAACTTTGATGCTTGCAGGCGTCAAACACTCGGTCAGCTGATTCATCAACATTGAAATGTCATCTTTATGATACGAATCTTTCCAATGGGCACACACCGCCGTATCCGAAATATTTAATTAGTTAAATTCTGAGTTTAACATGGCCACGAAAATGCGCTTCAGCTAATGAATGCATTTCCTCGTTCTATACGAAGCAATATCgactgaagagaaaaataaccGTTGTGCTTCTCCACACATGTAATAGAAACTTCAAGTGTACATAATAGCTTCGCAGAAAAATGCGTAATCACTTATCAACTGTTTCCCCTgctttctatcttttttaccTATGTCACCccgtttttgagaaaaatagagCTATCTAGGGTAAAAAGATACAAACCCCAAGCTACATCTGATCAACACTAAAACGTGGTATTTTTTAATTCGGCACGGAAACCGGTCCATTAGATTGCCCTTATATTCACGCtcggagagagaaaaaaatacagtctGCAAAAATATCTGTAACGTTGAAACtcgctttttttgttctgtgaaATAATTTCTTGCAACTGCAGCAAGACTGAAATGTGtcgcaaagaaacaaaaccaatTAGTTAAAGGTGAaacagaatataaaaaaaacttctactcACGCAAATTCTTTGACGTTTAGAACAGTAcgtcaaataaaaaaagactaaataTGAGATCTATTCAAATCCTCAAGAGCTCTCAATCTGGGACCCACACCAGCTTCAACTGAACTGCGCGGGGTCCCACCGCGGCAGCCGAAACGACGCAGTTTTCGCAACTCCACCAAAGTTAAGGTCGTTTCGACCGAACCGTTTATACCAACTTTAGAAATTGATATTtgcgaaaatgaaaagagaaaagggtGGAAATGAAACAGTACTCACACATTGTGTATCTCAATGCTGAAATTGGCGATCTCCCTCATTGTATCGACATGTTTCAGTAACGGATCCCTATCCAATACGTTTTGGCCAGGATATTCAGGAGTTTGAATCACAACTTGATATCCACCGCCAAGACCATTTTCCCGCACAATTTCGCTACCGCCTCTCGATTCGTTGTAATTCAAAGTGGCTTGTATTCGTGATAGAAAATTGAGCTCTTCGTCAAGTCGTCCGCCCTCTGAAAGAGGGAAGAGATTGTTTTCACCAAAACTCATGTCATGTCATGGAATTTCGTCATTAAAACTCACTAGCCACCCATAATTTCACAATGTCCGTCTCGATATGTACAAATTGTAAGCCGTAACAGCAAATGGAGAATAGCATCAGCACTGCGACTATGACTGTCGCTGCATTTGCATGAACGAAGTTCCCAAGTGAGAACAGAGTCTTCTGGATGAAACTTCGCATGTAAAGGGCCCATTTGTTACCGCTTGCTTTGCCCTGAAACAAGGTGAAATTACACTTTAGGGCTTTTTTCAATTGTACTTTTCTGATGACAATCTAACAGATCCACACAAGGCGTAAAAATAAGTAGTAGAACCATTTCTGAGGCTCATTTACTCTCTACACAACTAAGATCGCTGCAACATCCAAGCGTATTCAACAAATGCGTCAAAAACTGCTACGGTGTCAGCTGTTTTACGCTCGTTTGACTTGTGTTCGCCATTCCTCGTCAATCTCTAACCTCAACAAAACGCCGTCGCCTACAGTGAGCAATGAGCTTTTCTGGTCCCAGACAAACTATAAATCAGATTCCAACCACGAATCGGCAATTACACATTCTACACAGCCGGGTCGCGGTTTCTACCCAGCTTGAATAGCAACAGCTGATCAAACACAAATGGGCTTCCGTTGTTGTATTCCTGAACAACATTTCAGCGAAAGCTGATTTCTCGAGGAACGCTTATCGTTTTTTCTAATCAAATGTTGGATGATGATAATAGGAGAGATGTGAACGTGCAAAAGCAGTTTAGTTGGAAAAGTTGTTTAACCGAGGGGACTGTTTCCTATTTGCGCACAATCTCGGCAAAAACAACACCGCAGAGGTCTTGcctcaaattaaaaaagaaaacatgtctTAAATCCCAAACCATAGAACAATCTTCATGAACATGAACTCTAATGAACATGATCCGGAACAGAGAAGTTATAAGTgctggaggaaaaaaagactaggGGAGATTCTAAGAGCAGTCCCacctagtctttttttttggaaatgattgGTTGCTGATACTGATAAATTAAACCGATCCTACAACAAAACCTTCGTTATTCGACTATCCACTATCGTCTATGCACCCTAAAATCCCTCTTCGCTTAATAGAGATCGACATTTTCTGCTATTTATGTACGGCATCCACTGCCGAATGTCCGTCAAGGTCGTCATGGGTACGCAATTTAAATCCCATTTACCAGCATAAAACTGTTTACGATGCATTCTGCACGGTATCActtttttcgatgtttctAATGCGGTCGAAGCCAGCAAGAAcgttgagcaaaaaaaaggctTCCCCTACAAGCAAATATAACAGAACGGGAAATTATTTCCGAGTAAACGTctgcactttttgaaaaacgtCAAAAACAGTGTATTTGTGACACaaagacaaaataaaaat
This is a stretch of genomic DNA from Necator americanus strain Aroian chromosome II, whole genome shotgun sequence. It encodes these proteins:
- a CDS encoding hypothetical protein (NECATOR_CHRII.G8244.T1), which produces MLTLLEPPGAKRVQALANRSAQHLLRLNPEDEEYFDATDYDSANDVITSSSAFTRFLDKYLVWKSSSDDYNDRWKREFLKQPSWCDADLCLQQIKRGKASGNKWALYMRSFIQKTLFSLGNFVHANAATVIVAVLMLFSICCYGLQFVHIETDIVKLWVAKGGRLDEELNFLSRIQATLNYNESRGGSEIVRENGLGGGYQVVIQTPEYPGQNVLDRDPLLKHVDTMREIANFSIEIHNVSWSLSDICFKPAPPELDGIAAEMADVIERIVPCIWITPIDCFWEGAKALGPHPPIETKDLSVLAWLKSIPNRKYIQWTDFDPMDVINEIHRMFNLGSHHTFFERAGLGHGYLDRPCMNPLDPECPKMSPNYYDVCPLLAKFREYANNNNITMVPDDFSHDVYEFDLFSMFNIGGRRRRRRRSIDGVTIDEDALNRNETEIPVPINPEILAAVTAQEEAEKKAKAERAAAEDCKKYRGPMMRWMFANLDKWADFLQESEYPRFPDYAHVMSGGCPGFAAGVLHWPEDMILGGVKRQGRGVDMQSADALQSVFLVASPNDVFLRFKQKGDLPMAKPDLDQTRWNEKLAQEVIQQWQRNFTQMLYKHKANFDEEGFERRTIHPLASTSIADMLEEFCQFNYKIIFVGYGLMLVYAIFTQMKRDGCLPSSQSCMGLALAGVLTVTFASVSGLGLATWFGIEFNAATTQIVPFLTLGIGVDNMFMLLHNYHDVMSLTNQHEIGILMRETGMSILCTSINNILSFLAGTMLPIPALRSFCAQSSILLTFNFIAILTLYPAIISIDLRRRKAGMRDVFCCLRGESRQEAYSMITKPHYQEKRTIGEPMPRMMSYKEMEEEPEPEPLSLHSLIKKYYIPFITKKCTKIFVIGGSLVLLFFSFIGMQRGAIGLELSDVLPEHTAPAKFLQARDKYFSFYPMFAVIKGPNIDYARQQHQIDNYRTAIASSKFVIKTKSGEPSEKYWLGMMRDWLASIQKAYDDEMALGKFNLTDGELKGNVSEDALIAHRLICSVGNKYQCEGRVGKIRLVDDMQTINPDGFFNYLTAWYNQDNMMYYVSQASFYPTPPKWSIADKNASLLVPPAEPLAYSQIPFYLTGLTDTPVIIEMIKDIRSKCDYFVQQGLPNFPQGIAFTFWEQYLHLTYNLMTAIILIACAVFVVISILLFNPWAAFNVLLILIVMTVELAGFMGWAGVKMNPVSAVTLITAVGIGVEFTAHVVLAFLTSLGTRAERTSSAIDRVFVPVIHGALSTLLGILMLGFSEFEFVVKYFFVVMSALIVIGVINGLILLPVLLSLMGAPQEVFSIDGKARLNLPPPLRRRETEIEEDDEGLMMTTRGVRPFRNIAI